A stretch of Garra rufa chromosome 11, GarRuf1.0, whole genome shotgun sequence DNA encodes these proteins:
- the LOC141345672 gene encoding cytochrome c oxidase subunit 5A, mitochondrial-like: protein MFSAVVLRGIGSLTRARASFTAPLAVRCYSHAKVETDEEFDSRWVTYFSKPDLDAWELRKGMNTLIGYDLVPEPKILDSALRACRRLNDLASAIRILEAVKDKSGPHKEIYPYLIQELKPTLQELGISTPEELGIDKV from the exons ATGTTTTCAGCAGTGGTTCTGCGCGGTATCGGGAGTCTGACCCGAGCACGAGCCTCGTTCACAG CTCCTCTGGCTGTCAGATGTTACTCTCATGCCAAAGTAGAGACAGATGAGGAGTTTGACTCCCGCTGGGTGACATACTTCAGCAAACCAGACCTGGATGCCTGGGAGCTCCGCAAAG GCATGAACACACTGATCGGCTATGACCTCGTTCCAGAACCAAAGATCCTGGACTCTGCTCTGCGCGCATGCAGACGGTTGAATGATCTGGCCAGTGCTATCCGCATCCTAGAAGCTGTCAAA GATAAGTCTGGTCCTCATAAGGAGATCTACCCGTATTTAATCCAGGAGCTCAAACCCACGCTGCAGGAGCTGGGCATCTCCACTCCAGAAGAGCTGGGCATCGATAAAGTCTGA